The Acidimicrobiia bacterium genomic sequence TCCCCCAGCCGAAGAACTGACGCCGCGACAGCCCGAGCTCCTCGTCGGTGACCGGCGTCCGCTCGGCGGGGACGCGTGCGCCGCGCGTCGCGGGGACCGACGCGCCGCCTGCCAGCGCGCGCCGCTCGTCGCTCTCCTTGCCGGGACGCATGTCGTCGGGGATCCCTTCCTCGCTTCGGTCGCTCCGGAGTGTCTCTCGGCTCAACGTGCCCGTGCTCGCGTTCCGCCGTCCCATCGTGAAGATCGCGACGATCGCCGCGATGAACAGGATCGGGATCGCGATGATGAGGGCGAGTGCCACGGGCGCGTGCTTCCTGCAGCTAGAGATCGAAGAAGATGCCGTTGCTCCACGGGAAGGTGAAGTTGAAGCCCTTCGCGCGGAAGAACGATCCGATGATCACGAGGACCGCCCAGAACATCAGGAAGACGGTGAAGATCGAGATCGCGAACTTCCGGTCCGCGGGGTTCTGCGACGGCGTCTTGTCGATGTAGGGCGTGACGATCAGCAGGAAGATGCCCATCCCCGGGATGGTCACGCCCGCGACCATCGGGTGGAACATCGTCAGCAGCTCCTGCAGACCACTGAAGTACCACGGCGCCTTCGACGGGTTCGGTGTCGAGTTCGGGTCGGCGAGGCTGAGCAACGGCGCGCGCACGAGCGCGGAGAAGATGATGAGCGCCGCGCACACCGTGAGGATGGCGGCGAACTCGATCACGAGCAGGTGCGGCCACGTGTTGAC encodes the following:
- a CDS encoding menaquinol-cytochrome c reductase cytochrome b subunit; amino-acid sequence: MPDIPDETPTAEEPPAASSEAAEAVAREDIPENLLERAHERVAAMGDGGTGDGAPATRSTGGNGGNGGGVSRGGTATAVATTSEREERLLAFVKAGSIQQTRAEAEGKVNTWPHLLVIEFAAILTVCAALIIFSALVRAPLLSLADPNSTPNPSKAPWYFSGLQELLTMFHPMVAGVTIPGMGIFLLIVTPYIDKTPSQNPADRKFAISIFTVFLMFWAVLVIIGSFFRAKGFNFTFPWSNGIFFDL